A DNA window from Vigna angularis cultivar LongXiaoDou No.4 chromosome 1, ASM1680809v1, whole genome shotgun sequence contains the following coding sequences:
- the LOC108323668 gene encoding bidirectional sugar transporter SWEET14, with protein MAMHRESWAFVFGLLGNIISFGVFLAPLPTFYQIFKKKSTEGYQSLPYVVALFSAMLWIYYAFVKREAALLLITINTFGIVVESIYLTIFLVYAPRKPRLTTIKLLLLLNVFGFGAMLLSTLYLSKGAKRLAIIGWICLVFNISVFAAPLFIIRRVIKTRSVEYMPFTLSMFLTINAVMWFFYGLLLRDYYVALPNTLGFLFGIIQMVMYLMYRNATPVALDEPVKAQEANGHIVGAVKMGTIEPNHAGGGLGGVGKV; from the exons ATGGCCATGCATCGCGAGTCTTGGGCTTTTGTATTCGGTCTTTTGG GCAACATCATCTCCTTTGGAGTGTTTCTGGCTCCATT GCCAACTTTTTACCAAATCTTCAAGAAGAAATCCACTGAAGGATATCAGTCACTTCCTTACGTTGTTGCACTTTTCAGTGCAATGCTTTGGATTTACTATGCATTCGTGAAAAGAGAAGCTGCTCTTCTTCTCATTACCATTAACACGTTTGGAATTGTTGTGGAATCAATTTACCTTACAATCTTCCTAGTTTACGCTCCAAGGAAGCCTAGG CTTACTACCATCAAGCTTCTTCTCTTGCTGAATGTGTTTGGCTTCGGAGCCATGCTTCTGTCAACTCTCTACCTGTCTAAGGGAGCAAAGCGTCTTGCCATCATAGGATGGATTTGCCTTGTTTTCAACATCAGTGTCTTTGCTGCACCTCTCTTCATTATT AGGCGAGTGATTAAGACAAGGAGCGTGGAATATATGCCATTTACCTTGTCCATGTTTTTGACCATCAATGCTGTTATGTGGTTCTTCTACGGCCTTCTTCTCAGGGACTATTATGTTGCT CTCCCAAACACACTTGGGTTTCTGTTCGGCATAATTCAGATGGTGATGTATTTGATGTACAGAAACGCCACCCCAGTTGCACTAGATGAGCCGGTGAAGGCTCAAGAAGCGAATGGCCACATAGTTGGAGCTGTGAAGATGGGAACAATAGAGCCAAACCATGCAGGTGGTGGTCTTGGTGGTGTTGGCAAAGTCTGA
- the LOC108335775 gene encoding membrane-anchored ubiquitin-fold protein 3 — protein sequence MPEEDLVDIKFRLYDGSDIGPFRYSSAATVDMLKQRIVSDWPKGKTIVPKSANEVKLINSGQILENNKTVGQCKVLFGEIAGSIIIMHVVVQPSLAKTKAEKKVDDSPKKAVCSCSIL from the exons ATGCCGGAAGAGGATTTGGTTGACATCAAGTTTAGGTTGTACGATGGCTCCGATATCGGACCCTTCAGGTACTCATCCGCCGCCACTGTCGATATGCTTAAGCAGAGGATTGTCTCCGATTGGCCCAAAG GTAAAACGATCGTACCAAAGTCAGCTAATGAAGTGAAATTGATTAATTCTGGTCAAATCTTGGAAAACAACAAGACTGTTGGTCAATGTAAAGTACTATTTGGTGAGATTGCAGGAAGTATTATAATAATGCATGTTGTTGTACAGCCATCTCTCGCAAAAACTAAAGCTG AAAAGAAGGTGGATGATTCACCCAAGAAGGCTGTCTGTTCTTGTTCTATATTATGA
- the LOC108345274 gene encoding membrane-anchored ubiquitin-fold protein 3 isoform X1 — protein sequence MPEEDLVDIKFRLYDGSDIGPFRYSSAATVDMLKQRIVSDWPRGKTVVPKSANEVKLINSGKILENNKTVGQCKVPFGEIAGSVIIMHVVVQPSLAKTKAGKFRGLLAIENINIFWLVYFKLLRFFTWYEN from the exons ATGCCGGAAGAGGATTTGGTTGACATCAAGTTTAGGTTGTACGATGGCTCCGACATCGGACCCTTTAGGTATTCATCCGCCGCCACCGTCGATATGCTTAAGCAGAGGATTGTCTCCGATTGGCCCAGag GTAAAACGGTTGTGCCAAAGTCAGCTAATGAAGTGAAATTGATTAATTCTGGTAAAATCTTGGAAAACAACAAGACTGTTGGTCAATGTAAAGTACCTTTTGGTGAAATTGCTGGGAGTGTTATAATAATGCATGTTGTTGTACAGCCATCTCTAGCTAAAACTAAAGCTGGTAAGTTCCGTGGACTTCTTGCTATagagaatataaatattttttggttaGTTTACTTTAAGTTGTTGCGATTCTTTACTTGGTATGAAAATTAA